The Vicia villosa cultivar HV-30 ecotype Madison, WI unplaced genomic scaffold, Vvil1.0 ctg.002646F_1_1, whole genome shotgun sequence genome window below encodes:
- the LOC131639462 gene encoding B3 domain-containing transcription repressor VAL2-like isoform X6 produces MESKCCMNGLCGASTSIRWRKGWILRSGEFADLCDKCGSAYEKSEFCDVFHAKDSGWRECTSCGKRLHCGCVASRSQLEILDTSGVSCINCASNLGLQPIVSNEKPNESETAKGKHVSAQQCISLVDQLNVKDMQVGNYVGNDGLRCWLKPHNVDMDGPSTEIKPEVLHSVGEFGNTSISQFHLESNGSSRTDNVENCKADNMQGLYESLAHTNLSMTLAAPLVNLNPFHNALVDEREQRKMSPPLLLASRSRHLLPRPPRPTLSPGLEGNAGTVSQIRIARPPAEGRGRNQLLPRYWPRITDQELQQISGDPNSTIVPLFEKMLSASDAGRIGRLVLPKACAEAYFPPISQPEGLPLRIQDVKGKEWMFQFRFWPNNNSRMYVLEGVTPCIQSMQLQAGDTVTFSRMDPEGKLIMGFRKATNSTSLQETFPSNMPNGSHSSETSYSGVYENIPILSGYRGLLQSQKGCSETHLNVLSKKWNSVGGDMDWHNVEAPESRKRDALSLPPVLVPEKKRTRNIGSKSKRLLIDSQDALELKLTWEEAQDLLRPPPEVKPSVVMIEDHIFEEYEEPPVFGKKSIFVVRSNGINEQWAQCDSCLKWRKLPVDVLIPSKWTCMENFWDQSRCSCAAPNELNPRELDYLLRMNKECEGQ; encoded by the exons ATGGAGTCAAAGTGCTGCATGAACGGTTTGTGTGGTGCCTCCACGTCGATACGGTGGCGGAAAGGTTGGATACTTCGATCCGGTGAATTTGCCGATCTATGTGATAAGTGCGG TTCTGCTTATGAGAAATCAGAGTTTTGTGATGTGTTCCATGCGAAAGATTCTGGTTGGAGAGAGTGCACTTCATGTGGCAAG CGTCTTCACTGTGGATGTGTTGCTTCAAGGTCTCAGCTTGAAATACTTGATACTAGTGGTGTAAGCTGTATAAACTGTGCAAGTAATTTGGGACTTCAACCT ATTGTTAGTAATGAAAAGCCCAATGAATCTGAAACAGCAAAGGGAAAACATGTCAGTGCGCAGCAGTGCATATCTTTGGTTGACCAATTAAATGTGAAGGATATGCAAGTTGGGAATTATGTAGGAAATGACGGTCTGAGGTGCTGGCTCAAACCTCACAATGTTGATATGGATGGACCTTCTACAGAAATCAAACCAGAAGTTTTACATTCTGTTGGAGAATTTGGTAACACTTCGATATCTCAATTTCATCTTGAGTCAAATGGATCATCTAGGACTGACAATGTAGAGAACTGTAAGGCAGACAACATGCAAGGTCTATATGAATCACTGGCACATACAAATTTGAGTATGACCCTTGCTGCCCCTTTGGTAAATTTGAATCCCTTTCATAATGCCCTTGTTGATGAAAGAGAACAAAGAAAAATGTCACCTCCACTTCTATTGGCGTCTAGATCTCGTCATCTTTTACCTAGACCCCCTAGGCCAACTCTCTCTCCAGGCTTAGAAGGTAATGCAGGCACGGTGTCCCAGATTCGTATAGCAAGGCCTCCTGCTGAAGGACGAGGAAGGAATCAGTTGCTTCCACGATATTGGCCTAGAATTACAGATCAAGAGTTGCAGCAAATATCGGGAGA TCCAAATTCCACCATTGTGCCACTCTTTGAAAAGATGCTTAGCGCAAGTGATGCTGGTCGAATTGGTCGGTTGGTTCTACCAAAAGCATGTGCTGAA GCATATTTTCCTCCTATATCTCAACCTGAGGGCCTTCCTCTGCGAATCCAAGATGTGAAAGGAAAAGAATGGATGTTTCAATTTAGATTTTGGCCAAATAACAACAGTAGGATGTATGTTTTAGAAGGAGTAACCCCCTGCATTCAGTCTATGCAACTGCAAGCTGGTGATACTG TTACATTTAGCCGTATGGACCCTGAGGGGAAACTTATAATGGGGTTCAGGAAGGCAACAAATTCTACTTCATTACAG GAAACTTTTCCGTCTAATATGCCCAATGGTTCTCATTCAAGTGAAACTTCCTATTCTGGTGTTTATGAGAATATACCTATATTAAGTGGTTACCGTGGCCTTCTTCAGTCTCAAAAGGGATGTTCAGAAACCCACCTAAATGTGCTGTCTAAAAAGTGGAACTCAGTTGGCGGTGACATGGATTGGCATAATGTAGAAGCACCCGAAAGCAGGAAAAGAGATGCATTGTCTTTGCCACCTGTGCTGGTTCCCGAGAAGAAAAGAACCAGAAATATTGGGTCAAAGAGTAAGAGGTTGCTTATTGATAGCCAGGATGCACTGGAGCTGAAACTTACTTGGGAAGAGGCTCAGGATTTACTTCGTCCACCGCCAGAAGTTAAGCCAAGTGTTGTCATGATTGAGGACCACATATTTGAAGAATATGAA GAGCCTCCTGTCTTTGGAAAGAAGAGTATATTTGTGGTACGATCTAATGG GATAAATGAGCAGTGGGCACAATGTGATAGTTGCTTAAAATGGCGGAAGTTACCGGTTGATGTACTTATTCCCTCTAAGTGGACATGTATGGAGAATTTTTGGGATCAAAGCAG GTGTTCGTGTGCTGCTCCCAATGAATTGAACCCAAGGGAACTGGATTATCTTTTGAGAATGAACAAGG AATGTGAAGGGCAGTAA
- the LOC131639462 gene encoding B3 domain-containing transcription repressor VAL2-like isoform X2 — translation MESKCCMNGLCGASTSIRWRKGWILRSGEFADLCDKCGSAYEKSEFCDVFHAKDSGWRECTSCGKRLHCGCVASRSQLEILDTSGVSCINCASNLGLQPIVSNEKPNESETAKGKHVSAQQCISLVDQLNVKDMQVGNYVGNDGLRCWLKPHNVDMDGPSTEIKPEVLHSVGEFGNTSISQFHLESNGSSRTDNVENCKADNMQGLYESLAHTNLSMTLAAPLVNLNPFHNALVDEREQRKMSPPLLLASRSRHLLPRPPRPTLSPGLEGNAGTVSQIRIARPPAEGRGRNQLLPRYWPRITDQELQQISGDPNSTIVPLFEKMLSASDAGRIGRLVLPKACAEAYFPPISQPEGLPLRIQDVKGKEWMFQFRFWPNNNSRMYVLEGVTPCIQSMQLQAGDTVTFSRMDPEGKLIMGFRKATNSTSLQETFPSNMPNGSHSSETSYSGVYENIPILSGYRGLLQSQKGCSETHLNVLSKKWNSVGGDMDWHNVEAPESRKRDALSLPPVLVPEKKRTRNIGSKSKRLLIDSQDALELKLTWEEAQDLLRPPPEVKPSVVMIEDHIFEEYEEPPVFGKKSIFVVRSNGINEQWAQCDSCLKWRKLPVDVLIPSKWTCMENFWDQSRCSCAAPNELNPRELDYLLRMNKEFKKQRLALASQRPALERESSGLDALASAAVLGDDASDSGRTPVVTSTTTKHPRHRPGCSCIVCIQPPSGKGKHKPSCTCNVCLTVKRRFKTLMMRKKKRQSEREAEIAQKNQQSWRTNDESEVDSTTRHLTPVDGSEIEARVPNELSSRSQDQVVEAAKGQLDLNSQPDQEDMQAGPNTLSMMSLLEEANLPLETYLKQNGLSSLISEQQTNSTSNVQPQTTTESEGRQNEDCCTASAGHEQVGSPEENSEQDRDQNNSVS, via the exons ATGGAGTCAAAGTGCTGCATGAACGGTTTGTGTGGTGCCTCCACGTCGATACGGTGGCGGAAAGGTTGGATACTTCGATCCGGTGAATTTGCCGATCTATGTGATAAGTGCGG TTCTGCTTATGAGAAATCAGAGTTTTGTGATGTGTTCCATGCGAAAGATTCTGGTTGGAGAGAGTGCACTTCATGTGGCAAG CGTCTTCACTGTGGATGTGTTGCTTCAAGGTCTCAGCTTGAAATACTTGATACTAGTGGTGTAAGCTGTATAAACTGTGCAAGTAATTTGGGACTTCAACCT ATTGTTAGTAATGAAAAGCCCAATGAATCTGAAACAGCAAAGGGAAAACATGTCAGTGCGCAGCAGTGCATATCTTTGGTTGACCAATTAAATGTGAAGGATATGCAAGTTGGGAATTATGTAGGAAATGACGGTCTGAGGTGCTGGCTCAAACCTCACAATGTTGATATGGATGGACCTTCTACAGAAATCAAACCAGAAGTTTTACATTCTGTTGGAGAATTTGGTAACACTTCGATATCTCAATTTCATCTTGAGTCAAATGGATCATCTAGGACTGACAATGTAGAGAACTGTAAGGCAGACAACATGCAAGGTCTATATGAATCACTGGCACATACAAATTTGAGTATGACCCTTGCTGCCCCTTTGGTAAATTTGAATCCCTTTCATAATGCCCTTGTTGATGAAAGAGAACAAAGAAAAATGTCACCTCCACTTCTATTGGCGTCTAGATCTCGTCATCTTTTACCTAGACCCCCTAGGCCAACTCTCTCTCCAGGCTTAGAAGGTAATGCAGGCACGGTGTCCCAGATTCGTATAGCAAGGCCTCCTGCTGAAGGACGAGGAAGGAATCAGTTGCTTCCACGATATTGGCCTAGAATTACAGATCAAGAGTTGCAGCAAATATCGGGAGA TCCAAATTCCACCATTGTGCCACTCTTTGAAAAGATGCTTAGCGCAAGTGATGCTGGTCGAATTGGTCGGTTGGTTCTACCAAAAGCATGTGCTGAA GCATATTTTCCTCCTATATCTCAACCTGAGGGCCTTCCTCTGCGAATCCAAGATGTGAAAGGAAAAGAATGGATGTTTCAATTTAGATTTTGGCCAAATAACAACAGTAGGATGTATGTTTTAGAAGGAGTAACCCCCTGCATTCAGTCTATGCAACTGCAAGCTGGTGATACTG TTACATTTAGCCGTATGGACCCTGAGGGGAAACTTATAATGGGGTTCAGGAAGGCAACAAATTCTACTTCATTACAG GAAACTTTTCCGTCTAATATGCCCAATGGTTCTCATTCAAGTGAAACTTCCTATTCTGGTGTTTATGAGAATATACCTATATTAAGTGGTTACCGTGGCCTTCTTCAGTCTCAAAAGGGATGTTCAGAAACCCACCTAAATGTGCTGTCTAAAAAGTGGAACTCAGTTGGCGGTGACATGGATTGGCATAATGTAGAAGCACCCGAAAGCAGGAAAAGAGATGCATTGTCTTTGCCACCTGTGCTGGTTCCCGAGAAGAAAAGAACCAGAAATATTGGGTCAAAGAGTAAGAGGTTGCTTATTGATAGCCAGGATGCACTGGAGCTGAAACTTACTTGGGAAGAGGCTCAGGATTTACTTCGTCCACCGCCAGAAGTTAAGCCAAGTGTTGTCATGATTGAGGACCACATATTTGAAGAATATGAA GAGCCTCCTGTCTTTGGAAAGAAGAGTATATTTGTGGTACGATCTAATGG GATAAATGAGCAGTGGGCACAATGTGATAGTTGCTTAAAATGGCGGAAGTTACCGGTTGATGTACTTATTCCCTCTAAGTGGACATGTATGGAGAATTTTTGGGATCAAAGCAG GTGTTCGTGTGCTGCTCCCAATGAATTGAACCCAAGGGAACTGGATTATCTTTTGAGAATGAACAAGG AATTCAAGAAACAAAGACTAGCACTAGCAAGCCAGAGGCCAGCTTTGGAACGTGAATCTTCTGGTCTTGATGCTTTGGCCAGTGCTGCAGTACTTGGAGATGATGCAAGTGACTCTGGCAGGACACCAGTCGTGACCAGTACCACTACAAAACACCCTCGTCATAGACCCGGGTGCTCCTGCATTGTCTGTATCCAGCCACCAAGTGGGAAGGGAAAACACAAACCTTCATGCACCTGTAACGTGTGCTTGACAGTTAAACGTCGGTTTAAAACCCTGATGATGCGAAAGAAGAAACGTCAATCTGAGCGAGAAGCTGAGATTGCTCAGAAAAATCAGCAATCATGGAGGACCAATGATGAATCAGAAGTAGACAGCACTACTCGACATTTAACTCCAGTTGATGGTTCGGAGATTGAAGCAAGGGTGCCAAATGAGTTAAGCTCAAGGAGTCAAGACCAAGTGGTTGAAGCTGCCAAAGGACAATTAGACTTGAACTCCCAACCGGACCAGGAAGACATGCAAGCTGGACCAAACACTTTGAGCATGATGTCTCTTCTTGAAGAAGCAAATCTCCCATTGGAGACATACCTGAAGCAAAATGGTCTCTCTAGCTTGATATCAGAGCAGCAAACAAACTCAACATCAAATGTGCAGCCACAGACAACCACTGAGAGTGAGGGAAGACAAAATGAAGATTGCTGTACTGCTTCTGCAGGTCATGAACAGGTAGGCAGTCCTGAAGAAAACAGTGAGCAAGACAGAGACCAAAACAATTCAGTTTCATGA